A genomic region of Leptolyngbya sp. NIES-2104 contains the following coding sequences:
- a CDS encoding SDR family oxidoreductase encodes MNYLITGATGFVGLALCQLLEQSEHTVYGVVRRSNAVLPASVKPIFVSSIAALSTHPILSEIDVVIHLAARVHQMKDTSADPLSEFRAINTEATKQIAIAAQAAGVKRFVYLSSIKVNGDGQSEPYTELSEPQPNDPYGISKWEAERALKDIAAETGLEVVILRPPLVYGAGVRANFLSLMKLVQKGVPLPLGSVNNQRSLVYVGNLVDAIAQCATHPNAAGQTFLISDSTDLSTAELVKNLANSLNKPIRLVKISPVLLTILARIFGKTATLDRLFGSLTIESSKIRQTLDWQPPFTLAQGLDQTARWFQDTQ; translated from the coding sequence ATGAACTATCTCATTACTGGTGCAACTGGCTTTGTCGGATTGGCACTCTGTCAGCTTTTAGAACAATCAGAACACACGGTTTATGGTGTCGTTCGTCGGTCTAATGCTGTGTTACCTGCTTCGGTGAAACCGATTTTCGTTTCATCAATTGCAGCTCTCTCCACTCATCCGATCCTATCCGAAATCGATGTAGTGATTCACTTAGCTGCACGAGTCCATCAAATGAAAGATACAAGTGCTGATCCTTTGAGTGAATTTCGCGCCATCAACACCGAAGCGACTAAGCAGATCGCGATCGCAGCACAAGCCGCAGGAGTAAAGCGCTTTGTCTATCTCAGTTCGATTAAAGTGAACGGCGATGGACAATCCGAACCGTACACAGAACTAAGCGAACCCCAGCCGAATGACCCCTATGGAATCAGCAAATGGGAAGCGGAACGTGCACTAAAAGACATTGCGGCTGAAACAGGCTTAGAAGTTGTGATTTTACGTCCGCCATTAGTGTATGGGGCTGGAGTCCGAGCGAACTTTCTTAGCTTAATGAAACTCGTTCAGAAAGGTGTTCCGCTGCCGCTGGGATCAGTGAACAATCAGCGTAGTCTCGTTTACGTCGGAAATCTCGTCGATGCGATCGCACAATGCGCCACTCATCCAAATGCCGCTGGTCAGACGTTTCTCATCAGTGACAGCACGGATCTTTCGACTGCCGAACTCGTGAAGAATTTAGCAAATTCTCTGAATAAACCTATCCGGTTAGTTAAGATTTCGCCCGTATTACTAACTATACTCGCCCGGATCTTTGGTAAAACGGCAACGCTCGATCGACTATTTGGTTCATTGACGATTGAGAGTTCTAAGATTCGCCAAACACTCGATTGGCAACCTCCGTTTACCCTCGCTCAAGGTCTGGATCAGACTGCGA
- a CDS encoding glycosyltransferase family 2 protein, producing MKVSIITVAYNAGATIRDTIESVLSQDYPDIEHIIIDGASKDNTAEIVRSYGERIAQYVSEPDRGMYDGMNKGIKLATGDVVAILNADDIYIDSTVISTIVQHFEQHQVDSVFGDLVYVKNDNPDKIVRYYSSASFHPGKFAYGWMPAHPTFVVRRWAFDRYGDFKTDYKIAADYELLIRFLAIHKLSYHYIPQVLVKMRTGGASTANLSSNWILNREIVRGCLENGIQTNMTKVLSKYFVKVFQLVARPA from the coding sequence ATGAAAGTTTCTATTATTACTGTCGCCTACAATGCAGGCGCAACGATTCGAGACACGATCGAGTCAGTGCTATCACAAGACTATCCAGACATTGAACATATCATCATCGATGGTGCCTCGAAGGATAATACGGCGGAAATTGTGCGATCGTATGGTGAGCGAATTGCTCAATATGTCTCAGAACCCGATCGCGGTATGTATGACGGCATGAATAAAGGCATTAAACTCGCTACAGGAGATGTGGTTGCGATTCTGAATGCTGATGATATCTACATTGATTCGACTGTAATTTCAACGATCGTTCAACACTTTGAACAGCATCAGGTCGATTCGGTGTTTGGAGACTTGGTTTATGTGAAAAATGACAATCCAGATAAGATTGTGCGCTATTACAGTTCAGCCAGCTTTCATCCAGGAAAGTTCGCTTATGGCTGGATGCCTGCTCATCCCACGTTTGTTGTAAGACGGTGGGCGTTCGATCGCTATGGCGATTTCAAAACCGATTACAAAATTGCAGCAGATTACGAACTATTGATTCGCTTTCTAGCTATTCACAAATTGAGCTATCACTACATTCCCCAAGTGCTTGTAAAGATGCGAACTGGAGGAGCAAGTACCGCGAATCTATCCAGTAATTGGATCTTGAATCGTGAAATTGTTCGAGGATGTCTTGAAAATGGCATTCAAACGAACATGACAAAGGTGCTCTCTAAGTATTTTGTCAAAGTCTTTCAACTCGTCGCACGTCCCGCATGA
- a CDS encoding WcaF family extracellular polysaccharide biosynthesis acetyltransferase: protein MTFIHLNQYTIKDYSPGAPIWKQLLWFFIGDAIVKSRLLPLSSLKVWILRVFGASIGQGVNIKPGLKVKFPWRLTIGDHCWIGEDVWIDNLAPIVLEDQICVSQSVYFCTGNHDWTAPTFDLRVAPITVRSQSWLAARSTIAPGVEIGEGAVLSLGSVAVRNLDSWTIYAGNPAIAIKPRVIKDESFSTVLNA from the coding sequence GTGACCTTCATTCACCTGAATCAATACACCATCAAAGACTATTCTCCTGGTGCACCGATTTGGAAACAATTGCTCTGGTTTTTCATCGGTGATGCGATCGTCAAAAGTCGTCTACTTCCCCTGTCCAGTCTCAAAGTTTGGATCTTGAGAGTGTTTGGGGCATCGATCGGGCAAGGGGTCAACATCAAACCGGGTCTAAAGGTAAAGTTTCCCTGGCGATTAACGATCGGGGATCATTGCTGGATTGGTGAAGATGTTTGGATTGATAACCTCGCCCCGATCGTGCTTGAAGACCAGATTTGTGTGTCTCAATCGGTCTATTTTTGCACTGGAAATCATGACTGGACTGCGCCCACATTCGATTTGCGAGTGGCTCCGATTACGGTGCGATCGCAGAGTTGGTTAGCGGCAAGATCCACGATCGCGCCTGGTGTCGAAATCGGAGAAGGAGCCGTTTTGAGCTTAGGCAGTGTCGCCGTTCGGAATCTTGATTCCTGGACGATTTATGCTGGCAATCCTGCTATTGCGATTAAACCTCGCGTAATCAAAGACGAAAGCTTTTCTACAGTTCTAAACGCATGA